A genomic window from Candidatus Dadabacteria bacterium includes:
- the rpsP gene encoding 30S ribosomal protein S16 yields the protein MVKIRLSRMGSKKRPFYRIVAADVRSPRDGKFLEILGHYDPRKKPHELKVDMERVKAWMDNGAKATNRVSKLISQVT from the coding sequence TTGGTCAAGATAAGATTGAGCAGGATGGGATCTAAGAAGAGGCCGTTTTACAGGATAGTCGCTGCGGATGTCCGTTCCCCGCGCGACGGAAAGTTTCTTGAAATACTGGGACATTACGACCCGCGGAAAAAACCTCACGAACTCAAGGTAGACATGGAAAGAGTGAAAGCGTGGATGGATAACGGCGCCAAGGCAACCAACAGGGTAAGCAAGCTCATATCGCAGGTTACGTAG
- the ffh gene encoding signal recognition particle protein gives MFEGISQKLGTTLKRIGGYGKLSEKNIEDALREVRLSLLEADVNFRVVRQFTELVKERALGREVEKSLNPGQQFVKIVKEELTGILGLENEPLNLNVAPPVIIMLVGLQGSGKTTTASKLAKFLKERHGKTPLLVPADIYRPAAIEQLKVLGEKIDVSVYDTVAGSDPVDVCADAVSASAKHGADAVIIDTAGRLHLDRELMDELGSIKKKVSPHEILLVADSMTGQDAVNVSQSFDDAVDLDGVILTKMDADARGGAALSIKATTGKPIKFFGTGEKADALEVFHPERIASRILGMGDVLSLIEKAEDAFEEERTKKLAERISKKQFSLEDYRESILAMSKLGSIESIAHMVPGMKKVTDNPEAIAKAEDEIKKSLAIINSMTVSERRNHAILNGSRRKRIAKGSGTTVPDVNRMVKNYIQMRNMMKNMGKMGKLAKRMTKFR, from the coding sequence ATGTTTGAAGGAATCTCGCAAAAGCTCGGCACCACCCTCAAAAGGATAGGGGGCTATGGAAAGCTGAGTGAAAAGAACATAGAGGACGCACTTCGCGAAGTGCGTCTCAGCCTTCTTGAAGCGGACGTCAATTTCAGGGTGGTCCGCCAGTTCACCGAACTTGTCAAGGAAAGAGCGCTGGGTCGGGAAGTCGAAAAGAGTCTCAATCCGGGACAGCAGTTCGTAAAGATAGTCAAAGAAGAACTTACCGGCATTCTGGGGCTGGAAAACGAACCTCTGAATTTAAACGTCGCGCCTCCTGTGATAATAATGCTGGTCGGGCTTCAGGGTTCGGGAAAAACCACCACGGCGTCGAAGCTTGCCAAGTTTCTCAAGGAACGCCACGGCAAGACCCCGCTTCTGGTTCCCGCCGATATCTACCGTCCCGCCGCGATAGAGCAGCTTAAGGTTCTCGGAGAAAAAATAGACGTAAGCGTCTACGATACCGTGGCCGGTTCTGACCCCGTGGACGTGTGCGCGGATGCGGTCTCTGCCTCGGCGAAACATGGGGCGGACGCGGTGATCATAGACACGGCCGGACGCCTTCATCTTGACCGCGAGCTAATGGATGAACTGGGAAGCATAAAGAAGAAGGTAAGTCCCCATGAAATTCTCCTCGTTGCCGACTCAATGACGGGACAGGATGCCGTGAACGTTTCGCAGAGTTTTGATGACGCCGTTGATCTCGACGGCGTAATTCTCACGAAGATGGATGCGGACGCGAGGGGAGGGGCGGCCCTTTCGATAAAGGCCACCACCGGCAAGCCTATAAAGTTTTTCGGAACGGGAGAGAAAGCCGACGCACTTGAGGTCTTTCACCCCGAGAGAATAGCTTCGAGAATCCTGGGAATGGGAGACGTCCTCAGCCTCATAGAAAAGGCGGAGGATGCCTTTGAAGAGGAAAGAACGAAAAAACTCGCGGAGAGAATATCGAAAAAGCAGTTCTCCCTCGAAGATTACAGGGAATCGATACTGGCCATGAGCAAGCTCGGTTCAATAGAAAGCATAGCCCACATGGTCCCGGGGATGAAAAAGGTTACCGATAACCCTGAAGCGATAGCGAAGGCGGAGGATGAGATAAAAAAGAGCCTTGCGATAATCAATTCTATGACGGTGTCCGAAAGAAGGAATCATGCTATCCTAAACGGCAGTCGCAGAAAAAGAATCGCCAAGGGAAGCGGAACTACAGTGCCTGATGTGAACCGCATGGTAAAAAACTACATACAGATGCGAAACATGATGAAAAACATGGGGAAAATGGGTAAACTAGCAAAAAGAATGACGAAATTCAGATGA
- a CDS encoding methyltransferase domain-containing protein: MKLGAYGYIKQFLRDPKSTGSIGPSNEELSELVTETARLNEMGTVVELGSGTGVFTEKILEKKSPEALFFAIEINPEFCEATKSRCPSATVYRDSAENMKKYLEQHGKDSCDCIISSLPWAVFDHGTQDRLLNVIWDVLKPGGRMITFSYSISMMVPNARRFRSTLRNKFTSVVKSKTVWSNFPPAFVYSAEK, translated from the coding sequence TTGAAACTCGGAGCATACGGTTACATAAAACAGTTTCTCAGAGATCCAAAGAGCACCGGCTCCATAGGGCCTTCAAACGAGGAGCTGTCGGAGCTTGTCACCGAGACCGCCCGGCTCAACGAAATGGGAACCGTGGTGGAACTTGGCTCTGGAACCGGGGTTTTCACCGAGAAGATTCTTGAGAAGAAAAGTCCGGAAGCACTGTTTTTCGCAATAGAGATCAATCCCGAGTTCTGCGAGGCGACCAAATCACGATGTCCTTCCGCGACAGTCTACAGGGATTCCGCAGAGAACATGAAAAAATATCTCGAGCAGCACGGAAAAGATTCCTGCGACTGCATTATCTCAAGTCTCCCTTGGGCCGTATTTGACCACGGAACCCAGGACAGGCTGCTTAACGTCATCTGGGATGTACTCAAACCTGGAGGCAGGATGATCACATTCAGCTATTCAATCAGCATGATGGTTCCAAATGCCAGAAGATTCCGCTCAACGCTCCGAAACAAGTTCACAAGCGTCGTTAAGTCGAAGACCGTCTGGTCCAATTTCCCTCCAGCGTTTGTTTACAGCGCGGAAAAATAA